From Tiliqua scincoides isolate rTilSci1 chromosome 2, rTilSci1.hap2, whole genome shotgun sequence, the proteins below share one genomic window:
- the LOC136641076 gene encoding tetraspanin-36-like, protein MDCGVITSKSVLLLISLIFWAAAAGLSYVGGHVIDAYKSYDPFLQDKSALLPAIIIICVAVVMFIIGLIGCCATIRESRIGLGIFLIFILIIFIAEVAAFVLGFIYRGKVKTDLREPMELAFKRYDGKTEESHVIDFLQEELQCCGAHNYTDWINSAWFNATANSSVPVSCCKKGLDKINCTGQLSQPQLLNQEGCEEKVESGIQSVLSYAMLVVLGFAIVKFFGMLSVCVLTCKKENNGYHPLHSGGFA, encoded by the exons gctgcagcagctggaCTCTCATACGTTGGTGGACATGTTATTGACGCCTACAAGTCCTATGACCCCTTCCTTCAGGACAAATCTGCTCTGCTGCCGGCGATTATTATCATTTGTGTGGCTGTGGTGATGTTCATAATTGGATTGATTGGCTGCTGTGCCACCATCCGTGAGTCCCGGATTGGGTTGGGAATT TTCCTGATCTTTATCCTAATAATCTTCATCGCAGAAGTGGCAGCGTTTGTCCTGGGTTTCATTTATAGAGGAAAG GTAAAAACGGATTTGCGTGAGCCCATGGAACTAGCGTTCAAGCGCTATGATGGGAAAACGGAAGAATCTCATGTCATAGATTTCTTGCAAGAGGAG CTTCAGTGCTGTGGAGCCCATAACTACACTGACTGGATTAACAGCGCATGGTTCAATGCAACAGCAAACAGCAGTGTTCCTGTGAGCTGCTGCAAGAAAGGCCTTGACAAGATCAACTGCACAGGACAGCTGAGCCAGCCGCAGCTCCTCAACCAGGAA GGCTGTGAAGAGAAAGTGGAGTCCGGGATACAGAGTGTCCTCAGCTATGCTATGCTTGTCGTCCTAGGATTTGCCATTGTGAAG TTCTTTGGAATGCTCAGTGTCTGCGTGCTGACctgcaagaaagaaaacaatggctACCACCCTCTGCATTCAGGGGGATTCGCATGA